The following are from one region of the Papaver somniferum cultivar HN1 unplaced genomic scaffold, ASM357369v1 unplaced-scaffold_132, whole genome shotgun sequence genome:
- the LOC113333320 gene encoding rho GDP-dissociation inhibitor 1-like yields MSLGVGGASNLSENMKFDDAKEGSNMNNGGVSEVTTTLQTDKAQDDVVSASEDKKISEKQRKDCTSAYTTDQEDDDDDEKIDLGPPKSIKQQLELDKEDESLRRWKEQLLGSVDLETVGESLEPDVKILSLAILSPDRSDLVLSIPEVGNPKGLWFTLKEGSRYSLKFSFTVNNNIVSGLKYTNTVWKTGMKVDRRKEMLGVFSPQAEAYTHEMPEEITPSGIFARGSYSARTKFVDDDNKRYLEMNYTFDIRKDWPSV; encoded by the exons ATGTCTTTGGGTGTTGGAGGTGCTTCAAATTTGTCTGAAAAcatgaaatttgatgatgcaaAAGAGGGTTCAAATATGAACAATGGAGGAGTCTCTGAAGTGACAACAACACTACAAACTGATAAAGCACAAGATGATGTTGTTAGTGCATCAGAAGACAAGAAGATAAGTGAGAAACAAAGGAAAGACTGCACTTCTGCTTATACTACTGATCAAGAGGATGATGACGATGACGAGAAGATAGATTTGGGTCCTCCTAAAAGTATCAAACAACAACTTGAATTGGATAAG GAAGATGAGAGTCTAAGAAGGTGGAAAGAGCAGCTACTTGGAAGTGTTGATCTTGAAACTGTTGGAG AATCTCTGGAACCAGATGTTAAGATCCTTAGTCTTGCGATTCTCTCCCCTGATAGGTCTGATCTTGTTTTATCAATTCCTGAGGTTGGTAACCCAAAAGGTTTATGGTTTACCCTAAAGGAAGGTAGTCGTTACAGCTTAAAATTCTCGTTCACAGTCAACAACAACATTGTTTCAGGCCTAAAATATACCAACACAGTTTGGAAAACTGGGATGAAAG ttgatagaagaaaagaaatgctTGGAGTTTTCAGTCCTCAAGCAGAGGCATACACTCATGAGATGCCTGAAGAAATCACTCCTTCTGGTATTTTTGCTAGAGGATCATATTCTGCTAGAACAAAG TTTGTGGATGATGATAATAAACGCTACTTAGAGATGAACTACACCTTTGACATCAGGAAAGATTGGCCGTCAGTTTAA